In Narcine bancroftii isolate sNarBan1 chromosome 7, sNarBan1.hap1, whole genome shotgun sequence, the sequence CAGGCCCATAGGCAGATCTTCCAGGTAaggcagagctttacatgcaCATCATCCCACCTAATCTGCATTCAGTGTCCCCAGTGTGGTCTCCTCtccatcagtgagaccaaatacAAATTAGGTGATCACTGAACACAAATGCTCAGGCTGGAAATGTGGTCTGGCTGttgttttctatggatgctgagttcctctggcaaatTTTAGTATATTATCCTAGTTATTGAGCATCTGCATACTGGTTTTATTTAAACAATTCCTAAACAAGTGTTGTTATCTACATTTAGTGTTATGTTATCTACATTTAGTGTTACTGTCTATTGtcctcttgtttatttttattttttctgcttGAAATGTAATAATTAGCCATGCATATAACATTGGCAGTATTCCTGTTTATTTTGTAAATCTTAATTTCAGTGCATCGAGAATATTGTTGGAGGGGTTGATTATAATCACAGCAAGATAAATCAATGGACTGCTGCTATAGTTGAACAATCCCTGATGCATTTGGTTAAAATGGGAAAACCATTTAAATATATtggtaagtgttctgtgattatatAATAGACTGTGTAATGAGGGCATTGTTAGTAAATATAATTATTGACTTTCCTAAAAAATATAGTGTTGATACAGGGTGAGGAACCCCCTTGACCTGATGTGAAGTTGACCTTGTAATTCTGGAAAGACAGACACCAGAATGTTTTCTTCCCAAATTTTGAGTAAATGACATTATcacttaagaaagaaatttacTGTGACTTTTTAAGGATGTAACAAAAGCAGTGGGTAAAGGGGGTTTGGTAGATGTGTATTTGAATTTccaggtgtttgataaggtgcaggataaacaccggcacggttaacatagtggttagtgccacactatctcggctgcaccatttcatcagatgcaaggatcgacaatgagatagacaacagactcgccaaggcaaatagcgcctttggaagactacacaaaagagtctggaaaaacaaccaactgaaaaacctcacaaagataagcgtatacagagccgttgtcatacccacactcctgttcggctccgaatcatgggtcctctaccggcaccacctacggctcctagaacacttccaccagcgttgtctccgctccatcctcaacatccattggagcgcttacacccctaacgtcgaagtactcgagatggcagaggtcgacagcatcgagtccacgctgctgaagatccagctgcactggatgggtcacgtctccagaatggaggaccatcgccttcccaagatcgtgttatatggcgagctctccactggccaccgtgacagaggtgcaccaaagaaaaggtacaaggactgcctaaagaaatctcttggtgcctgccacattgaccatcgccagtgggctgataacgcctcaaaccgtgcatcttggcgcctcacagtttggcgggcagcaacctcctttgaagaagaccgcagagcccacctcactgacaaaaggcaaaggaggaaaaacccaacacccaaccccaaccaaccaattttcccttgcaaccgctgcaatcgtgtctgcctgtcccgcatcggacttgtcagccacaaacgagcctgcagctgacgtggactttttaccccctccataaatcttcgtccgcgaagccaagccaaagaagaaaagattataGGGCCAGCGACTGATGTTTGAATTTggtactgtaaggagtttgcatgtttttcgtgtctgtatgggtttcctccacccTCCAACACGTATAGGGTGGTAggataatttgggtgtaatttggcagcatgagttaaatggctggaatcagcttctatcaTGCTATAAATATACCTGAAGTTGGGGGTTACTTATTAGCATGGTTAGAAGATTGGTTAACCAAAAGAAGGcagagggttgggataaatggatgTTTCTCTGGTCACCAATCTGTATGTGGGGTGCTGGAGTGATTGGTGATGGGCTTGCAAAACTGTTCAcgatgtatgttaatgatttggagcAGTGTAAGTTTGCCTAATGACACTATTTGAGTGTAGCGGAcacagtctgcagagagatatagatggtGAAGTGAGTGGACAAGGTTCTGGCAGACGGAGTGTTGGTAAATGCAAGGTCTACTTAGGAAGAAAAATAGTAGATTGgataaatggtgaaaaattgcaggatgctgttgtgcagagagatGGGAGTGCTTGAGCATGAATCACAAATGGTTGGTTTacaggtgcaacaggtaatcaaggcaaattgaatgttgaccactgctagagggattgaattttaaAGCAGATAAGTTCTGCTACAACTGTACAGACCATGGATGAGGACACACAAATATTTCTGGTTCATGActttatagtatatttaacagaaccagaaatatcaataaaagaattacacaagaaattgaaggaatatggagaagtatcggggtacaaaatcaacgcaaacaaaagtgaagcaatgccaatgaataatgcggatttcacaaagtttaaaaaaagaatcaccatttagatggtaaacacaagcaattcgatatataggtatacaactagataataatgtaggccatctatacaaactaaattatcagccattaatgaagaaattacaagatgacttggaacattggaaagatttaccactaacactgataggaagggtaaattgcattaaaatgaatatcttcccaaggatacaatacctatttcaatcattaccaattcacctaacagagaaattcttcaaggagctaaagaaaataataaggaaattcttatggaaagggggggaaaccgaggatagcactcgataaattaacagaatggtacaaacaaggggacttacagctaccaaactttaagaattattatagagcagcacaattaagatacctatcacatttttatcaaacaagggaaaaaccagattggatcagattagagctagataaaatgggggagaaggtacctgaacatctactatataagtgggatgaaaagctggtgcaacataggaattcaccagtactgcaccatctgctcaacatttagaagaagattcatgtagaaaggaataaaacaaattatcaactaccaaaactaatattgatgcaaaatcaactaatcccttttacaatagataacctttcctttagagaatgggagagaaaagggatcaaaagaatagaaaattgtttttcgggaaatgaattattatcttttgaataaatgaaggacaaatatggtataactcacagtacaatgtttgcataccaccaactgaaaacctacttgaaggacaaattgggaagcaggctgaggttaccagaaggaagcaattttgaatatgtgattacagacacaatgataattaaaagatttataacaaacatgtacatcaaactgcaagagaaagagaatgaggaaacgagctgtaaacccaaacaaaaatgggaagaagatctcaacataaagataaagaatgaaacatgggaaaagctatgctccggaactatgagaaatgcaataaacacgaggttacacatgatacaatataattggttacacaggctatacaccacgccccaaaagttaaataaatgggacccaacagtatcagacagatgttttcactgtaagaaggaaacgggaacaacagtacatgcagtttgggcaaaagttttgggaagatctaaaccaggtattaaataaaatcacaaaaagcaacataccaaaaaaatccagagatcattcttctaagtaatataagaagtaaagaacttggactcgatttggatggagcacaaaaaaagatttattatgatagccttagctgtagcaaaaaaatgtattatgtcaacctggaaattagaagacagcctgagaatatagcaatggtacatagaaatgaataaatgtattccattggaaaaaataacatataatttaagaaataacatcacagtattcgaacaaatttgggaaccgtacatggaatggaacacaatagagaagtcctactgcggacctccaccacctaaaatgacagaaggagaagaagatgaagtgagCTGGCCCGGTGTGTAAGAGTAgttgacacaaatttcttgtttattttcattgtgtgatgacattgtttagtgGGTTTggtgtatcgtatatgttgaacgttgagtgagtggggagggggggtgaaggagggagggaagggaggggggaaaaagggaagaaaatgactgtgtatattcaagagggaaatgtttgagtgtattttggtcagtatgattcatagtgtgaaaaataaaaattaaaaaaaaaataattctggtcTCATTTGAAAAAGAAGACGATGGCCTTGGAGATGGTGTAGAGAAGGTTCACCGgattgattctagagatgagggggttagcctgtgaggagagattaagtcacCAGGAACTATACTTGCTGGaagttagaagaatgagagaggatcttgtagaaacatgcaaaattatgaaaggattagAAACACtagaagcaggaaagttgtttccactggtagatgaGACTGGGAATAGGGAACATGGCCTCAAGAACCAGGAGAGTAGAATGAAAACAAATGCAGAGGAACTGGTTCTTCCAGAGAAAAATAGATCTGTGGAAGCAGTAGAGGCCGcttcattaaatacatttaagatgaTTTTTGCATATAGATAAATTATGGgtgatggggaaaagacaggtaaaTGGAGTGGAGTCCATGACCAgagtattgaatggtggaacaggtttgacaggccagatggcctattccTAAAGCTTTTTAATATTTTGGCTGAATCGATAAGGTAGGAAGCATTGTTTATTGTGTTTTGGTAAGACATTTGATTTGTATTGAATTTCTAGCTGATGAGATTAGCAATTTTATTGCAATTGATCAGTTTGgataagattttttaaggatttccaCATAGTTTGAGATTTATTTTCTTCTAACAATTCATTGTCTTGTCCTGTagaagtttttaaaatatttctatccataattcatattgaTATTGACTTTGGAAATGAGTTCCATGCTACAATTTATGCAAAATATAaataatgtaaattttcaaagcTTTTAATGCTAACTTACCTATGAATTTTAAATGAACTGTAGTCAACATTATTCTTAGCAATGGCTTGGGGTGAAGTATTCTTGTCACGATTAACTTCACAGATTATGGGTCAGAACTTGCTGCTGGGGGCAGCCATTTGTGCTGTTCTGGTAAATCTGAGCATGCGTAgatccgaatcagaatttatgaacgtcacaaaattgttttgcagtagcatcattGGGCAAATATTTTGataaaaccaccttacaaaataaagaaaatagtgcaagaaaaagtaagacaaagtgaggtcgtgtctgtggttcattgttcattcagaaatctgaatggcagtggggaataagctgtccttgtccacaggtgctcatcttcaggctcctgtacctttatcccaatggtagcagaatgaagagggcatgacctgggtggtgggggtccttgtggATAGAGACTACTTCCTCAAGAGgcctcctcttgtagatgtcctcaatggagtgaagactggtgcctgtgatgtcgcagacagaggtagcaaccctctggaggtttttttccctgtcctgagcattggcatctccataccagacagtgatgcaaccagacagaatgctctccacagaataCCAGATTCCCTACTATTAACTGAAACATCCAAGCTGTTAATAGTGCCTCATCATGGCAATTACTCGGTGCATGTGTTGTATTGGTGCCAATGCAAATCCTGCACATGAAAAAgtggaaaagcaaaaaaaaaatgcaaaatattgcCTTACTACAAAATCTCAGACACTAAGAAacatggaaaagttttttttttaaagttaagcaATTTAACACAATGCAATGTTTGCTCTAAATGATCATAGAAATAAAGTAAGCCTTTTGGCCCACCATGTACATGTTGACCATAAAGGATCTATGAACGCTAATCTCATTTTCCAGCATTCAGCCCATGGCTGCTTATCTCAATGATTCAAATACGCCTCAAGATATTTAAATGATACTTCATTCCAAAATTAACAAATTGTCTTGCTTTCTTGCAATTTTCTACTTTGTATGTGAATAAACAGTTTCTTCTCCCACATAAATCCTGGTTTTGTGGGCAGACCCAGTATAAATGTTGGGAAACTGGCCCAAATCCATGCTCGACCTTCAGTTATTAAACCAATGTTAGTTGTTCCAGAAGAGCATCCAATCTGCTTTGATGCAATCATCAATAAATATTATAGCCTgagaataaaaaaagaatcaTCAAGGTGTCATCATCTTGGTTTTTAAACATCACATTCCCAACATGATGTTTCTCACTTTGTCAAAATGTTTCTTGTAACAAAGTTAATGAAATTCTAAGTTTTTTCATTTTAGTGACCTGTGcagtaatgcagaaaagtggggctGGACTCCATACAGCCAGTTCTTGTTACTGGGACAACAGTACGGATGGTAAGTCTTTCTGTCTCGACGTTGCATTTTTGTTACAAATATGGACCAACATTAAATGTTGAAAGAGGAATTGGTACCATGGTCACTTAACACTTGCACCTCATTGATTTGCTGAAAGAAATATATTGGCATGAATATATAAGAAACAGAATAAATAAACAATTTTCTAGTTGGAAAGCAATAACTATTGGAGTGCCACATGATTAGTGCTCGAGCTTCAAATATTTTACACACAAGGTAAGTTTCTCTTTTACTTATCCTGACACATCCCTTCATCCAAATGCTTTGATGGAATTATATCCTTGGAAGATTTACTCAAACATTTATCAGATATTACAGAAATATTTAACCTGTTGAATTATGAAGATTTTTCTTATCATGACTGGGTTGAACAGTTTTAGAAAGTGATAGAAGATCAGCAAAGTTTAATATTTCTACTTCTCCCTTAATcttatgtgcctgtccaaatgtttaCTTTCTGTGATATGATTTATAAAAAGAATTACGATTAGtatttattactttttaaaatgctgCTCGCCTGCTTGATGACTTCACTATTCTTGGATTGTTGGAAGTTCCAGATAGTTACTGATTCcatctgcattgaattcgtccatcgttattgaatgaagatctaccgggaccaatgcctgaagagggcgcacaaaatcagtgaaccggtgcggactcgaaaggccaacatggcctgttgccgctccgtaaatggttatatggttaaggtgTGAATGCAAGCAAGAGAATATATTGCAGGGAAATGGGAGGTGGCTGGGGAGCCCATATGAGCCAGCATGGAATCGACGAATCAAAtgttttgggggttttttttgcaGTCAACATTGACTGCAATGTACTTTATAATTTGAAGAGAGGGTTGGGGATGAGAAAACTGATATTTGGAGAGTATTTGGAGTTGAAAACTTCATCATAGCCTTAACTTCTGCCAATGTCCACAAAGATATAAATGGGAAAATAGATAATGGTTGTTGATTAGGGATCggcaaactttttaaaccatcgacctcctcatggaatccttgatctctcatcgaccccccacccccaagaatgtaaaataaataaatagatagatagatattacCAATGATTtattgaccccttggatagtTCCATTGACCCCCAGGGGTCAATATAGACCACTTTGCTGACCCCTGGTCTAGATTATAATGTTTTTATGTACCTTTGTTTTACATTTGATAGTTAGTGGTGAATTTGTAAGTTTATAATGAATTAATGTATCACTTAGAAAACAAAACAACCAATTTAAGATGAAATAATTCCATTAAATTGCTATATTACTGCAGAATGTCAGTTTGTGGTCTCTTATGAGAGGCCTGGTGAGGCTCTCTGTGCAAAAACATTGGACAGAAATATATTGTTTACTTTTGCAGGAAGCTGTACTGTGAGATGGGAAAACAGGACCATGTATTGTGTCGTCAGCGTGTTTGCTGTCAGCATTATGCTGTGACGTACGAGAGATTTGTGTGCATCGCCATTCCTAAGTAACAATTCTTAAACaagatgtatatatatatatatttatataacaaGGGCAAGATGGATGGCTCATATGCATTTTGTGATTAAGTTGTAGTATACATTTGAGTATGAATTAAAAAGCCACATCCAATTTTGTAGGGCAATATCTTACTTAATTTGTGTTTGTAATGGATTTGTGACTCTCATTGATGAAGATATTGTGACCAGATGAGGATTTTATTTGTAATACATCAGAAATTGGCTATGAAAGTGTGGAGACTTTATATTATAAAGCATCAcaaattttcataatttttttgttattttggagATTGTGTTGTGCAGTATTTTAATTGTTAGTTGAACAGGTCAATGCAAGTTATATTCTCCTGCATATAACAAGCAGTACACCACAGGAATAGATCCAATGGCTGTGCTGAATACGGGGCCAAATTAAGCCATATAttttctgcctgcacatgatacaTTCGCTGCATATTCATGTCTATCTAAAAGCCTTTTAAATGCTACTATCATATCTGGTTCCATCACTTGGCTAGAAAGCCTGTTCCATCTCTGCCCAGCTTTCCTCCTTTCACCTTAATGCGTGTACACTGGCATGTGACACCCTTACCCTGTGGTAAAAATCTTACTCTCTTCCTAGCCTATTTCCTCTCATAACTtgtatcagatctcccctcagcctctgttcCAGAGAAAGCAATACATATTTGCCCAACAGGATTCCTTGACTCCTTGTAGGTCATGCATgataatccaggcaatatcctggtgtaTCTCTTCCGTACCCATTCTAAAATCTTCACATTCTTCTTGTAATCGGGGAACCAGAATTGCGCACAATTTTTTGAAGTCAAACATGTCATTCACCTTTACAATCCTATTTACTTGTTTGTCTCTATTAATTGACTTTCATATTTATTAACCTATTGAATTGTAAATTTGTATTTTTAAGGATCGATTTTAAAATTGTGTATTTAGAGTATGTTTCCACAAAATTTAACAATCAATGTTTCCAcaaaatttaacaattttttgAGTATTGCAATGATTGCTGAGTGTTTATGACAAAGAATGAGGTGATTTCATATTTCTGACTGATAATCCAAGACTTGTTATTTGAATTCATTAGGTATTACATTGCACAAAATAACTAAACTAAATCTGGATACTGTTTTCATTTTGTCTGTAGGAAACTTCATTGAGGAATTTTGCAAGTCtgggaaagagaaaaataatttctGATGAAAGATCAACCAAAAAGCTAATTTTCTCTCCCCAGAAACTACCTAACTGGCTGAATGAACTTCTGTTTTCTGTAAATATGAGAGACAGATGGTCACTTCTTGCTTGTGTACTACAATTTGTCAA encodes:
- the dynlt3 gene encoding dynein light chain Tctex-type 3, with translation MDDFQTTEEIALNVDEASNVVKECIENIVGGVDYNHSKINQWTAAIVEQSLMHLVKMGKPFKYIVTCAVMQKSGAGLHTASSCYWDNSTDGSCTVRWENRTMYCVVSVFAVSIML